The Pseudochaenichthys georgianus chromosome 24, fPseGeo1.2, whole genome shotgun sequence genome includes a region encoding these proteins:
- the tcf21 gene encoding transcription factor 21: protein MSTGSLSDVDDELLDGILKFGSSSKDSNESEEESSNSEGAKDAPGKKRKKASRKKASKGGAPQEGKHGPRNAANARERARMRVLSKAFSRLKTTLPWVPSDTKLSKLDTLRLASSYIAHLRQILANDKYENGFIHPVNLTWPFMVAGKPENELKEMLNNTTRLCGTTAS, encoded by the exons ATGTCCACCGGGTCTCTCAGCGATGTCGACGACGAGCTCCTGGACGGCATCCTAAAGTTTGGCTCCTCCAGTAAAGACTCCAACGAGAGCGAGGAAGAGAGCTCCAACTCCGAGGGCGCAAAAGACGCACCGGGCAAGAAACGGAAGAAAGCGTCCCGGAAAAAGGCATCCAAGGGTGGGGCACCGCAGGAGGGCAAGCATGGGCCGAGGAACGCGGCCAACGCCCGGGAGAGAGCCAGGATGCGGGTCCTGTCCAAAGCCTTCTCTCGCCTGAAGACCACCTTACCATGGGTACCGTCGGACACCAAGCTCTCCAAACTGGACACTCTGCGCCTGGCGTCCAGCTACATCGCGCACCTCCGGCAGATACTGGCCAACGACAAATATGAAAACGGATTTATCCACCCCGTTAACCTG ACGTGGCCTTTCATGGTTGCAGGTAAGCCGGAGAACGAGTTGAAGGAGATGCTGAACAATACAACGAGGTTATGTGGAACAACGGCGTCTTGA
- the LOC117439597 gene encoding uncharacterized protein, whose product MRAFLFLLVLLPCLFVPTTLDVPASERVETKLLVFVTDKKQPLDPDTTAEGPNDQTNTGPDVWTELRMLRDMVVEQRVELRNMEARLSETEMHADEQKVDLLLTQTSLEELKRDHAATQERLKTSEKQVEELKKVNTELGVALEKQAAELLSIETRVTVGGSQLQLLTHKMEDLKAQNTAQEVQLTSVSERMNTIESRVDILIKESAKVAFYAALTDSLVVGPYNTPTVLKFSKVFTNVGNAYSPTTGFFTAPVKGVYYFRFTICGSTKKGHMGVKLFYNGRSVMFNLQTRYTYSFEYLSNAVTLELNVGDELHLVLPEENAVYDNSNNHSTFSGFLLFNM is encoded by the coding sequence ATGAGGgcctttttatttttgctgGTTTTGCTGCCCTGCCTGTTCGTTCCAACCACTCTTGATGTCCCAGCAAGTGAAAGAGTGGAGACCAAACTCCTCGTTTTTGTGACTGACAAAAAGCAACCTCTGGACCCCGATACAACAGCAGAGGGGCCCAATGACCAAACCAACACCGGCCCTGACGTTTGGACGGAGTTGAGGATGCTGAGAGACATGGTTGTGGAGCAGAGGGTGGAGCTCAGGAACATGGAGGCCAGGCTGAGTGAGACAGAGATGCATGCAGACGAGCAGAAGGTCGACCTGCTTCTCACTCAAACCAGCCTGGAGGAGCTGAAGAGAGATCACGCTGCCAcacaggagagactgaaaacaAGTGAAAAGCAAGTGGAAGAACTCAAGAAAGTAAACACAGAGCTGGGGGTCGCTCTCGAAAAGCAGGCTGCTGAACTTTTGTCCATAGAAACCAGAGTGACAGTCGGCGGTAGTCAGCTGCAGCTGCTAACACACAAGATGGAGGACCTGAAGGCCCAGAACACAGCTCAAGAAGTCCAACTTACATCTGTATCGGAGAGGATGAACACCATTGAGAGCCGAGTGGACATTCTGATCAAAGAGAGTGCAAAGGTGGCCTTCTACGCTGCTTTAACAGACTCACTTGTTGTAGGGCCTTACAATACTCCAACAGTGCTAAAGTTCAGCAAGGTCTTCACCAATGTTGGCAACGCCTACAGTCCGACCACTGGCTTCTTCACCGCACCTGTGAAAGGAGTGTACTATTTTAGATTCACAATATGTGGTTCTACAAAAAAGGGCCACATGGGAGTGAAACTCTTTTATAATGGGAGATCGGTAATGTTTAATTTGCAAACCAGGTATACTTATTCTTTTGAGTACTTGTCAAATGCTGTTACTCTAGAGCTGAATGTGGGTGATGAATTACATTTGGTCCTACCAGAAGAGAATGCAGTGTATGATAATTCAAACAATCACAGCACATTTAGTGGCTTCTTGCTTTTCAATATGTGA
- the LOC117439596 gene encoding zinc-binding protein A33-like produces MAANVSPAEVDFTCPICCDIFRDPVVLLCGHSFCKHCLQEWWRQSALQSCPVCKGLFPLEQPPHNIALRNLCDNLRHEKSQRPKSGSKDLICSLHSEKLKLFCQDDRQLICVICRDSQKHKKHNCIPINEAAGPFRAHLSLKVINLITKQGSLKDEKLKCDTMAKHIKLQAQQTEKTIKEEFQKLYQFLRAEETARIDAVRIEAALKSEAMDIRIVNLTAEISSLTDKLKTLEMDIKAEDITFMLNVKSTMERSQFNLPDPETPLGALLDEAKHTGNLLFTVWKKMKDILQHTPVTLDPNTGSIWSSISEHMTRSTLMDKCQTLPKNPERQSGFNVLGCEGFSRGKHSWDVEVEGYWAVGVAVKDNLHKKIWAIYMCACTDILRELTPEDYVKVVSEDSYPKRVRVQLDYDRGILAFFDLDRKKPVHTIKYTFTETVFPYFQNNVKILPAEWSVVKRRPT; encoded by the exons ATGGCTGCTAATGTTTCACCGGCTGAGGTGGACTTTACCTGCCCTATTTGCTGTGATATCTTCAGGGATCCTGTTGTGTTGTTGTGCGGTCACAGCTTCTGTAAGCACTGTCTTCAGGAGTGGTGGAGACAGAGTGCTCTCCAGAGTTGCCCGGTATGTAAGGGGCTGTTTCCATTGGAACAGCCTCCACATAATATAGCACTGAGAAACCTGTGTGACAATTTGAGACACGAGAAGAGTCAGAGACCTAAGTCAGGATCCAAGGATCTGATCTGCAGCCTGCACAGTGAGAAACTGAAGCTCTTCTGTCAAGATGACCGACAGCTCATCTGTGTCATCTGTAGGGATTCACAAAAACACAAGAAACACAACTGCATCCCCATCAACGAGGCAGCTGGACCCTTCAGG GCTCACCTCAGTCTTAAGGTGATTAATTTAATAACGAAACAAGGGTCATTAAAAGACGAAAAGCTCAAGTGTGATACAATGGCCAAACACATCAAG CTCCAGGCTCAGCAGACGGAGAAGACGATCAAAGAGGAGTTTCAGAAGCTTTACCAGTTCCTGCGGGCAGAGGAGACTGCTAGGATTGATGCAGTGAGGATAGAGGCAGCGCTCAAAAGTGAAGCAATGGACATCAGGATTGTAAATTTGACAGCAGAGATCTCCTCGCTAACAGACAAACTCAAAACCCTAGAGATGGACATCAAGGCTGAGGACATAACATTTATGCTG AATGTCAAATCCACTATGGAGAG ATCCCAGTTCAACCTACCAGACCCTGAGACTCCATTAGGAGCCCTTCTTGACGAGGCCAAACACACTGGGAACCTGTTATTCACAGTCTGGAAGAAGATGAAGGACATCCTCCAACACA CTCCAGTTACTCTGGACCCCAACACTGGCAGCATCTGGAGTAGTATATCCGAACACATGACTCGTTCAACATTAATGGACAAGTGTCAGACCCTTCCTAAAAACCCAGAAAGGCAGAGCGGCTTTAACGTTCTTGGCTGTGAAGGCTTTAGCCGTGGAAAACACAGCTGGGATGTGGAGGTAGAAGGTTATTGGGCTGTTGGTGTGGCTGTTAAGGATAACCTCCATAAAAAGATCTGGGCCATTTACATGTGCGCTTGCACTGACATCCTGCGTGAACTTACTCCAGAGGATTATGTGAAAGTTGTATCTGAAGATTCGTATCCCAAAAGAGTCAGAGTGCAGCTTGATTATGACCGTGGAATATTAGCATTTTTTGACCTTGACAGGAAAAAACCTGTCCACACAATCAAATACACTTTCACAGAAACGGTCTTTCCGTATTTTCAGAATAATGTAAAAATCCTTCCAGCTGAATGGTCAGTTGTGAAAAGACGACCCACTTAA
- the LOC117439598 gene encoding E3 ubiquitin-protein ligase TRIM35-like isoform X1 has protein sequence MLAKHRGDTKFLHAMNLHLKKLQAQQTEKTIKEEFQKLDQFLRAEETSRIDAVRIEAALKSEAMDTRLVELTTEISSLTDNLQTLKMEIKVDDMTFMLNVKSTLQHSIFNLPDPETPLGALLDESKHTGNLLFTVWKKMTPITLDPNTGCSSILIISDHMTRSTTMDKRQTLPETPERQSASDVLGSDGFSCGKHSWDVEVEGYWVIAVTCKDNTCGKKWGIYMCSCTDKVRELTPEDFMKIVSEDSFPKRIRVQLDFLTLTGKNL, from the exons ATGCTGGCAAAGCACCGAGGAGACACTAAATTCCTCCATGCGATGAATCTGCATTTAAAAAAG CTCCAGGCTCAGCAGACGGAGAAGACGATCAAGGAGGAGTTTCAGAAGCTTGACCAGTTCCTGCGAGCAGAGGAGACTTCTAGGATTGATGCAGTGAGGATAGAGGCAGCGCTCAAAAGTGAAGCAATGGACACAAGGCTTGTCGAATTGACAACAGAGATCTCCTCGTTAACAGACAACCTACAAACTCTAAAGATGGAGATCAAGGTCGATGACATGACATTTATGCTG AATGTCAAATCCACTCTGCAGCA TTCCATCTTCAACCTACCAGACCCTGAGACTCCATTAGGAGCCCTTCTTGATGAGTCCAAACACACTGGGAACCTGTTATTCACAGTCTGGAAGAAGATGA cTCCAATTACTCTGGACCCCAACACTGGCTGCAGCAGCATACTTATTATATCTGATCACATGACTCGTTCAACAACAATGGACAAGCGTCAGACCCTTCCTGAAACCCCAGAAAGGCAGAGCGCCTCAGACGTCCTTGGCTCTGATGGGTTTAGCTGTGGAAAACACAGCTGGGATGTGGAGGTAGAAGGTTATTGGGTTATTGCTGTGACTTGTAAGGATAACACCTGTGGAAAGAAATGGGGCATTTACATGTGCAGTTGCACTGACAAGGTGAGGGAACTTACTCCAGAGGATTTTATGAAAATTGTATCTGAAGATTCATTTCCCAAAAGAATCAGAGTGCAGCTTGATTTCTTGACCTTGACAGGAAAAAACCTTTAA
- the LOC117439598 gene encoding E3 ubiquitin-protein ligase TRIM35-like isoform X2: MLAKHRGDTKFLHAMNLHLKKLQAQQTEKTIKEEFQKLDQFLRAEETSRIDAVRIEAALKSEAMDTRLVELTTEISSLTDNLQTLKMEIKVDDMTFMLNVKSTLQHSIFNLPDPETPLGALLDESKHTGNLLFTVWKKMSKSFLTYRCTFSSNYSGPQHWLQQHTYYI, from the exons ATGCTGGCAAAGCACCGAGGAGACACTAAATTCCTCCATGCGATGAATCTGCATTTAAAAAAG CTCCAGGCTCAGCAGACGGAGAAGACGATCAAGGAGGAGTTTCAGAAGCTTGACCAGTTCCTGCGAGCAGAGGAGACTTCTAGGATTGATGCAGTGAGGATAGAGGCAGCGCTCAAAAGTGAAGCAATGGACACAAGGCTTGTCGAATTGACAACAGAGATCTCCTCGTTAACAGACAACCTACAAACTCTAAAGATGGAGATCAAGGTCGATGACATGACATTTATGCTG AATGTCAAATCCACTCTGCAGCA TTCCATCTTCAACCTACCAGACCCTGAGACTCCATTAGGAGCCCTTCTTGATGAGTCCAAACACACTGGGAACCTGTTATTCACAGTCTGGAAGAAGATGAGTAAGAGTTTTTTAACCTACAGATGCACGTTTAG cTCCAATTACTCTGGACCCCAACACTGGCTGCAGCAGCATACTTATTATATCTGA